In one window of Hyla sarda isolate aHylSar1 chromosome 1, aHylSar1.hap1, whole genome shotgun sequence DNA:
- the FAM32A gene encoding protein FAM32A isoform X1 codes for MSEYESAQKGALRLKGIGELSAGKKKKKKGKDNGRMMQQIVTNKKNEEEKKKPALDKRTPAQIAFEKMQEKRQMERILNKASKTHKQRVEDFNRHLDTLTEHYDIPKVSWTK; via the exons ATGTCGGAGTACGAGAGTGCTCAGAAAGGGGCCCTGCGGCTGAAGGGAATCGGGGAGCTCAGTGCCGggaaaaa GAAGAAAAAGAAGGGTAAAGATAATGGTAGGATGATGCAGCAGATTGTGACCAACAAGAAAAATGAAGAGGAAAAGAAGAAGCCTGCCTTAGATAAAAGAACACCAGCACAAATTGCATTTGAAAAGATGCAGGAGAAAAGA caaATGGAAAGAATTTTAAACAAAGCTTCTAAAACCCACAAACAGAGAGTTGAG GATTTTAATCGACATTTGGACACCCTTACTGAACATTATGACATTCCGAAAGTCAGCTGGACCAAATAA
- the FAM32A gene encoding protein FAM32A isoform X2: MELFWLLRKKKKGKDNGRMMQQIVTNKKNEEEKKKPALDKRTPAQIAFEKMQEKRQMERILNKASKTHKQRVEDFNRHLDTLTEHYDIPKVSWTK; encoded by the exons ATGGAACTATTCTGGCTATTGCG GAAGAAAAAGAAGGGTAAAGATAATGGTAGGATGATGCAGCAGATTGTGACCAACAAGAAAAATGAAGAGGAAAAGAAGAAGCCTGCCTTAGATAAAAGAACACCAGCACAAATTGCATTTGAAAAGATGCAGGAGAAAAGA caaATGGAAAGAATTTTAAACAAAGCTTCTAAAACCCACAAACAGAGAGTTGAG GATTTTAATCGACATTTGGACACCCTTACTGAACATTATGACATTCCGAAAGTCAGCTGGACCAAATAA